A genomic window from Flavobacterium hankyongi includes:
- the nosZ gene encoding Sec-dependent nitrous-oxide reductase, translating into MKNSFIKIATIVAIGSAFFTSCKPKDSSSAAEGDAEKAYVAPGKYDEFYNFVSGGFSGQLSVYGLPSGRLFRVIPVFSVDPEKGWGYSEETKPMLNTSQGFVPWDDLHHTEMSQTDGEVDGRWVFGNANNTPRIARIDLKTFKTAEIIELPNSGGNHSSPFITENTEYVVAGTRFSVPGDYSNGDVPINTYKENFKGHISFVKVGKEGQMDLAFQIVTPGVNFDLSHAGKGKSHGWFFFSCYNTEQANTLLEVNASQRDKDFIMAVNWKKAEEYLKAGKGKKQVVKYAHNTWNEKTHSASSEIKNEVVVLDAAALKDICYMIPCPKSPHGCDVDPTGEYIVGSGKLAALIPVFSFDKMINAIDKKQFEGDYGGINVIKYEAALHGEVQKPGLGPLHTEFDGKGNAYTTFFVSSEVVKWDIKSLKVLDRVPTYYSVGHLCIPGGDSKKPFGKYLIAYNKITKDRYLPTGPELAQSAQIFDISGDKMKMILDFPTIGEPHYAQAAPADLIRNNGQLKFYKIEDNHHPFATKGEKEAKVIRKGNRVDVYMTSVRSHFAPDNIEGIKLGDEVYFHVTNLEQDWDVPHGFAIKGADNGELLIMPGETTTLKWIPKKVGMYPMYCTDFCSALHQEMQGYVRVSPAGSTVPISFSVGTNFPKQTATK; encoded by the coding sequence ATGAAAAATAGTTTTATAAAAATTGCAACCATTGTTGCAATAGGGAGTGCTTTTTTTACTTCTTGTAAACCAAAAGACTCTAGTAGTGCAGCAGAAGGGGATGCCGAAAAGGCATACGTAGCTCCAGGGAAATATGATGAATTCTATAATTTCGTGTCGGGCGGATTTAGCGGTCAGCTAAGTGTGTATGGTTTACCTAGCGGAAGATTGTTTCGCGTAATCCCAGTTTTTTCGGTAGATCCAGAAAAAGGATGGGGATACAGTGAGGAAACCAAGCCTATGTTAAATACTTCACAGGGATTTGTGCCTTGGGATGATTTACATCACACCGAAATGTCTCAAACTGATGGTGAGGTTGATGGACGTTGGGTTTTTGGAAATGCCAATAATACCCCGCGTATTGCCCGAATCGATTTGAAAACGTTTAAAACCGCTGAAATTATCGAGCTTCCTAATAGTGGAGGAAATCACTCTTCTCCTTTTATTACCGAAAATACAGAATATGTAGTAGCAGGAACCCGTTTCAGCGTCCCAGGTGATTATTCGAACGGAGATGTGCCAATTAATACCTATAAAGAAAATTTTAAAGGGCATATCAGTTTTGTAAAAGTCGGTAAAGAAGGACAAATGGATTTAGCATTCCAAATTGTAACGCCTGGAGTTAATTTCGACCTTTCACATGCAGGAAAAGGCAAATCACACGGATGGTTTTTCTTCTCTTGTTATAATACTGAACAGGCAAATACCTTGTTAGAAGTTAATGCTTCTCAAAGAGATAAAGACTTTATCATGGCGGTTAACTGGAAAAAAGCTGAAGAATATCTAAAAGCAGGTAAGGGAAAAAAACAAGTTGTAAAATATGCACACAACACTTGGAACGAAAAAACACACTCGGCTAGTTCAGAAATTAAAAATGAAGTGGTGGTATTAGATGCGGCGGCTTTAAAAGATATTTGTTATATGATTCCGTGTCCAAAATCGCCACATGGTTGTGACGTTGATCCAACAGGTGAATACATTGTTGGTTCTGGAAAATTAGCAGCTTTAATTCCTGTCTTTAGTTTTGATAAAATGATTAATGCTATCGATAAAAAACAATTTGAAGGAGATTACGGTGGAATTAATGTTATTAAATACGAAGCAGCGTTACACGGTGAAGTTCAAAAACCAGGCTTAGGCCCGCTTCATACGGAGTTTGACGGAAAAGGAAATGCATATACGACATTCTTCGTTTCGTCTGAAGTAGTAAAATGGGACATCAAATCTTTAAAAGTGTTAGACAGAGTACCTACCTATTATTCTGTGGGTCACTTGTGTATTCCTGGAGGAGACAGCAAAAAACCATTTGGTAAATATTTAATAGCTTACAACAAAATTACTAAAGATAGATATTTGCCTACTGGACCTGAATTAGCCCAATCTGCTCAGATATTTGATATCAGTGGTGACAAAATGAAAATGATTTTGGATTTTCCAACCATTGGGGAACCTCATTATGCTCAAGCCGCACCAGCCGATTTAATTAGAAATAATGGTCAGTTGAAATTCTACAAAATTGAAGACAACCACCATCCTTTTGCAACCAAAGGAGAAAAAGAAGCAAAAGTGATTCGTAAAGGCAATAGGGTAGATGTGTACATGACATCTGTTCGTTCTCACTTTGCGCCAGACAATATTGAAGGAATTAAATTAGGAGATGAAGTGTATTTCCATGTTACCAATTTAGAACAGGACTGGGATGTACCACACGGATTTGCTATTAAAGGAGCTGACAATGGTGAATTATTAATCATGCCAGGGGAAACCACTACTTTAAAATGGATTCCTAAAAAAGTAGGAATGTACCCAATGTATTGTACTGATTTTTGTAGTGCGCTACATCAAGAAATGCAAGGTTATGTGAGAGTATCTCCAGCAGGAAGTACTGTTCCTATATCATTTAGTGTTGGGACAAATTTTCCTAAACAAACTGCAACCAAATAA
- a CDS encoding c-type cytochrome, with translation MKKLSLLILVSVLFFSCGKKEKSVEDTSNPTSEEGYVTEGAESESANASTYDPHRGEGKFDKVELGASLDQAMASQGEKVVGVKCASCHKLTDEKLVGPGWKGVTERRKPEWIMNFITNPDPMIDKDPQVQAQLEICLVRMPNQGLNDDEARSILEYMRKNDGVK, from the coding sequence ATGAAAAAATTATCATTGTTAATACTGGTTTCTGTATTGTTTTTCTCTTGCGGTAAAAAAGAAAAATCAGTTGAAGATACTTCAAACCCAACTAGTGAAGAAGGCTATGTAACCGAAGGAGCAGAATCTGAATCAGCTAATGCTTCAACCTATGATCCTCACCGTGGTGAAGGAAAATTCGATAAAGTTGAATTAGGAGCCTCTCTAGACCAAGCTATGGCTTCTCAAGGAGAAAAAGTGGTAGGGGTAAAATGTGCCTCTTGTCACAAACTTACCGATGAGAAATTGGTCGGTCCAGGTTGGAAAGGTGTTACAGAAAGAAGAAAACCAGAATGGATTATGAACTTTATCACAAATCCTGATCCAATGATTGACAAAGATCCTCAAGTACAAGCTCAGCTAGAAATTTGTTTGGTGCGTATGCCTAACCAAGGGTTAAATGATGATGAAGCTAGAAGTATTCTAGAGTACATGAGAAAAAATGACGGTGTAAAATAA
- the hemL gene encoding glutamate-1-semialdehyde 2,1-aminomutase, with protein MIYQRSSQLFAEAEKVIPGGVNSPVRAFKYVGGTPIFVKSAKGAYLFDEDSNRLIDYINSWGPMILGHAYEPVVNAVVEKAKLGTSFGMPTEIETKIAELAVSMVPNIDKIRFVNSGTEACMSAIRLARGFTGRDKIIKFAGCYHGHSDSFLIQAGSGAITFGSPNSPGVTQGTAKDTLLANYNDIQNIKELLEANKNEIAAIIIEPVAGNMGCIPPKEGFLESLRELCTANGTLLIFDEVMTGFRLAKGGAQELYNIKADIVCFGKVIGGGLPVGAFAARNEIMNYLAPLGPVYQAGTLSGNPLAMAAGLAMLTELNHDTEIFKRLEQKTAYLEVGIRKVLTLNNIDFTINRVGSMISVHFDKDEVYDFNTSKNGDNQRFKDFFHGLVKEGVYIAPSAYETWFITDALTYEDLDFTIEAIDRVSKTLS; from the coding sequence ATGATTTATCAAAGAAGTAGTCAGCTATTCGCTGAAGCTGAGAAAGTAATTCCAGGCGGAGTAAATTCGCCAGTAAGAGCATTTAAATACGTAGGAGGAACACCAATATTTGTAAAAAGCGCTAAAGGAGCGTATCTTTTTGATGAAGATAGTAATCGACTTATAGATTATATCAACTCATGGGGGCCAATGATTTTAGGACATGCTTATGAGCCAGTAGTTAATGCAGTTGTCGAAAAAGCCAAGTTAGGAACATCATTTGGAATGCCGACAGAGATAGAAACAAAAATAGCTGAATTAGCAGTTTCTATGGTGCCAAATATTGATAAAATTCGCTTTGTCAATTCAGGTACAGAAGCTTGTATGAGTGCTATTCGTTTGGCGCGTGGATTTACTGGAAGAGATAAAATTATCAAGTTTGCAGGATGTTATCATGGTCATTCGGATTCTTTCTTAATCCAAGCAGGAAGTGGAGCTATAACTTTTGGTTCACCTAATAGTCCCGGAGTAACACAAGGTACAGCAAAAGATACGCTATTGGCTAATTATAATGATATTCAAAATATTAAGGAATTATTAGAAGCCAATAAAAACGAAATTGCTGCAATCATAATAGAACCAGTAGCGGGAAATATGGGTTGTATCCCTCCTAAAGAAGGTTTTTTAGAGTCGTTGCGCGAACTTTGTACAGCAAATGGAACTTTGTTAATTTTTGATGAAGTAATGACTGGTTTCCGTTTGGCAAAAGGAGGAGCACAAGAACTTTATAACATCAAAGCAGATATTGTTTGTTTTGGTAAAGTTATTGGAGGCGGATTACCAGTTGGTGCTTTCGCTGCTCGTAATGAAATTATGAATTATTTAGCGCCTCTTGGACCTGTGTATCAAGCAGGAACATTGTCAGGAAACCCTTTAGCAATGGCTGCAGGGTTAGCGATGTTAACTGAATTAAATCATGATACTGAAATTTTTAAAAGATTAGAACAAAAAACAGCTTATTTAGAAGTTGGAATCAGAAAAGTACTAACATTAAATAATATTGATTTTACTATAAATAGAGTAGGTTCGATGATTTCTGTTCATTTTGATAAAGATGAAGTTTATGATTTTAATACTTCAAAAAATGGAGATAATCAACGTTTCAAAGATTTCTTTCACGGATTAGTAAAAGAAGGAGTTTATATTGCACCTTCTGCTTATGAGACTTGGTTTATTACTGATGCATTGACTTATGAAGATCTTGATTTTACAATCGAAGCAATTGATAGAGTTTCTAAAACATTATCATAA
- a CDS encoding glucosaminidase domain-containing protein → MNKVVYILFLLVIIGCGSSKSKLQSKKTVQTTHKKKGVTPPAKKVVNEQPVVQIDQPKTQNEILVATSNIKVTKEVVLAYINDFKDVAKEDMQKYGVPASITLAQGILESGAGTGVLCRTANNHFGIKCHKEWTGEYVRHDDDAAQECFRKYEKAYESYRDHSLFLTTRPWYQPLFKLEKHDYKGWARGLKKSGYATDPKYPEKLIGLIERYNLHQYDAEVLGIDFFPIMSSPVSTPSKLQSEIKLASMDQTHVVEQGDTLYSISRKYNLSVDSLKVKNNLTDNAISIGQTLIVK, encoded by the coding sequence ATGAATAAAGTAGTCTATATTTTATTTTTGTTGGTAATAATAGGTTGTGGTTCTTCAAAGTCAAAACTGCAATCAAAAAAAACTGTACAAACTACACATAAAAAGAAAGGCGTAACTCCTCCTGCTAAAAAAGTAGTTAATGAGCAGCCTGTTGTCCAAATAGATCAGCCTAAAACACAAAATGAAATTTTAGTTGCAACATCAAACATAAAAGTTACTAAAGAAGTTGTTTTGGCTTACATTAACGATTTTAAAGACGTAGCAAAAGAAGATATGCAAAAATATGGTGTGCCAGCCAGCATAACTTTAGCCCAAGGGATTCTTGAGTCAGGAGCAGGGACAGGAGTTTTATGCAGAACGGCAAACAATCATTTTGGAATAAAATGTCACAAGGAATGGACTGGAGAATATGTTCGTCATGATGATGATGCCGCACAAGAATGCTTTAGAAAATATGAAAAAGCGTATGAATCATATCGTGATCATTCGTTGTTTTTAACCACTAGACCTTGGTATCAGCCATTGTTTAAGTTAGAGAAGCATGATTACAAAGGTTGGGCTAGAGGATTAAAAAAATCAGGATATGCAACAGACCCTAAATATCCTGAAAAGCTCATTGGCTTAATTGAGAGATATAATTTGCATCAATATGATGCAGAAGTTTTAGGGATAGATTTTTTTCCTATTATGAGTTCACCAGTTTCAACTCCGTCAAAGCTCCAATCAGAAATAAAACTAGCATCAATGGATCAAACTCACGTAGTTGAACAAGGAGATACATTATACTCGATTTCAAGAAAATATAATTTATCAGTAGATTCACTAAAAGTAAAAAATAACTTAACTGATAATGCAATTTCTATTGGACAAACACTTATAGTTAAATAA
- a CDS encoding 1-aminocyclopropane-1-carboxylate deaminase/D-cysteine desulfhydrase: protein MDSINQNISSITDRQIVLQVKREDSLHPFISGNKFRKLKYNIDFFKESLFDTLITFGGAYSNHIAATAYACKENGLNCVGVIRGDELWREINNNPTLYFAQQCGMKFEFVTRDQYRKKDSNEFLNYLKNKYGSCYVLPEGGTNDLAVKGCKEILNQGDVEFDYICCAVGTGGTISGIIDSSKPHQKVIGFPALKGDFLKDEIRKFANNKNWELITDYHFGGYGKVTEELIDFINNFYTKTSIFLDPIYTGKMFFGVLDLINRNYFPKNGKILLIHTGGLQGIEGMNKLLEKRKMNKIIVNE from the coding sequence ATGGATTCTATAAATCAAAATATATCATCAATTACTGATAGACAAATTGTTTTGCAGGTAAAGAGAGAAGATTCGTTACATCCCTTTATTTCAGGTAATAAATTCAGAAAACTTAAGTATAATATTGACTTTTTTAAAGAAAGTTTATTTGATACATTGATTACTTTTGGAGGGGCGTATTCTAATCATATAGCTGCTACAGCTTATGCCTGTAAGGAAAATGGTTTGAATTGTGTTGGAGTTATAAGAGGAGATGAGCTTTGGAGAGAAATTAATAATAATCCAACATTATATTTTGCCCAGCAATGTGGGATGAAATTTGAGTTTGTAACAAGAGATCAGTATAGAAAAAAAGATTCGAATGAATTTTTAAATTACTTAAAAAATAAATACGGTAGCTGTTATGTTTTACCAGAAGGAGGAACTAATGATTTAGCTGTAAAAGGTTGTAAAGAAATTCTTAATCAAGGGGATGTAGAGTTTGATTATATATGTTGTGCTGTTGGGACTGGAGGAACTATTTCGGGAATTATAGATTCTTCTAAACCACATCAAAAAGTCATAGGTTTTCCTGCATTAAAAGGAGATTTTTTAAAAGATGAAATTCGTAAGTTTGCAAATAATAAAAATTGGGAATTAATAACTGATTATCATTTTGGAGGTTATGGAAAAGTGACTGAAGAATTAATTGATTTTATAAATAATTTTTATACAAAAACTTCTATTTTTTTAGATCCAATTTATACAGGAAAAATGTTTTTTGGTGTTTTAGATTTGATAAATAGGAATTATTTTCCAAAAAATGGAAAAATACTCTTGATTCATACTGGTGGATTACAAGGGATTGAAGGAATGAATAAATTGCTCGAAAAGAGAAAAATGAATAAAATAATTGTAAATGAATAA
- a CDS encoding GEVED domain-containing protein: MKTLLSFLFFLTLSCFSYGQITQRGAATIGTSTNSNTITINKPTGVIAGDLMIVSIASDDNNSLTGTNASLAGWTLQSSVTIVNNGHRGSVLYRVADGTEGTSFTFNVPNGSGTTNNSVGAIIAFYGINTATPFDTNGTFNAVSANTVTANSITTTTANAGIVMLGVGGRNNRTYNAPWSTTSPGTLTELYDTSNEASVGAAWGIKATAGATGNGTVTYSGNDRNAGILLSLRRVSAPTITSLAGSPACPGSSITINGTNLLNASNITIGGTPVSSITSNTATQIVAVVGTATTGTVQVTTPGGTATSVAVFTVYGAPANPANPTSNSPQCNPTGVTITQSGSAPIGETWYWQTTATGTSTANNASTPWVVNTSNTYYVRSRNNVTGCWSNGAGSITVVVNNTINTTASTPTPANSATNVCYSGSGAISSLNWTAAAGASGYDVYFGTTVVPPLVSSNQAGTTYNMGTLLASTNYYWKIVPRNTCGITTGSPVTWSFLTNNAPCYCTPSSTLNTSYIDSVSSIGTLADNSNVSGGYSASGYGNFSGITIASQIPGGGINFNLNLAGTGQAIRTYIDWNNDGVFADPGELYYSSGTTTLTGTTTFGIVVPSGQTPGNYRMRIRTRQNSTIDPCSVLGSGEAEDYTISVVTDCTQKITSWTDGSACGSPNTVNLSVTSTGATGFRWYSAKTGGSLLATTATGSWTTPSIATTTTYWVTAYNGTCESLYRTPVKATILTTTNIVVTPSSPIICGENTPISINAAGDTTEEDLLTQDFESGIGSWAISHTTWTSPGADSDWSIKTSPYQPSGTSVWKPAINSGAIATTGNKFALTTSDYNGSNIVTILTSPIVNPSTYTSLTLTFDHFYSNFSGDSAEIQVSINGGAFTAVTPTAASYTTDIGTAGDFVTQTINLNDYALPANTQLQFRFVYTAQFDDGWAVDNIRLYGIKPLNTTFTWSGGVDAYTNIACTIPYTNQSLSTIYVLPNATQLSSPSWNFTATATLSNGCSVVKNINVTNNTKTWSGASSQLWNDPTNWIPNGVPNATHCVVIPSNTQITGSGNNTYALNLTVKSTGNLELQSNNSLTVTDFIDVKTGGTFNVRNSANLIQVNNVVNSGNINMQRTAFIDYRDYVYWSSPVANFNSANISTYSNNNNLYKWIPTVAGNGVGGFGNWVNGTETMTLGKGYIERGLNNAPLNSPVNFTATFSGVPNNGNISTPISRGTYNLGTSYPSPYSSTNATQDDDNWNLLGNPYPSSINAKAFLTANAANLDGFVKIWTHGIAPNSTAPDPFYNNYAYNYDANDYLTYNLSGAQTQNGFDGYIGAGQGFITKMLHTSTGTSANAVFDNSMRSNAYRNDQFYKNTNTNATTSDIPEGRLWIDLISSSASNSILVAYVNGATNGKDQMYDAQADLKTTFNFYSLLDGYDRNVIQGRSVPFDQNDLVPLAIKVPSNGNYTIAIQGVDGFFSNPSQSIYLEDKQANIIHDLRSAPYHFTSTNGEFTERFVLRYTNQTLANEVFDYSNTVSVYANENITIKSALENIRDVKIYDVLGKNLVNKNKIGKNEIVLTELKSSSTVLIVKVILDNGTEVTKKVIF; this comes from the coding sequence ATGAAGACCCTTTTGTCCTTCCTGTTCTTTTTGACCCTATCTTGTTTTTCTTATGGGCAAATTACACAAAGAGGAGCCGCTACAATAGGCACTTCGACTAACAGTAATACAATAACTATCAACAAACCTACAGGAGTAATTGCTGGCGACTTGATGATTGTTTCAATTGCTTCTGACGACAACAACTCCCTTACTGGCACAAACGCATCTCTTGCAGGATGGACACTTCAAAGTAGCGTTACCATTGTTAATAATGGCCACAGAGGAAGTGTTCTATATAGAGTTGCTGATGGAACCGAAGGGACCTCATTTACATTTAATGTACCGAATGGAAGTGGTACAACTAACAATAGCGTTGGAGCAATTATAGCTTTTTATGGCATTAACACAGCAACGCCTTTTGATACAAATGGAACATTTAACGCAGTCTCAGCCAATACTGTTACCGCTAATTCAATAACTACGACAACAGCTAATGCGGGTATTGTTATGCTAGGTGTAGGAGGAAGAAACAACAGAACATACAATGCTCCATGGTCAACTACATCTCCTGGAACTCTAACAGAGTTATACGACACTTCAAATGAAGCTTCAGTTGGTGCAGCTTGGGGAATTAAAGCCACAGCTGGAGCAACTGGCAATGGAACAGTTACATATAGTGGAAATGATCGAAATGCAGGTATTTTGCTTTCTTTAAGAAGAGTATCAGCTCCAACAATAACCAGTTTAGCTGGCTCGCCAGCGTGTCCTGGGAGTAGCATAACTATTAATGGAACTAATTTATTAAATGCGTCAAATATCACAATAGGTGGTACACCTGTAAGCTCAATAACATCAAACACAGCCACACAAATTGTAGCTGTTGTAGGAACAGCAACTACAGGAACAGTACAAGTTACAACTCCAGGTGGAACAGCAACTAGCGTCGCTGTATTTACAGTGTATGGAGCACCTGCAAATCCTGCAAATCCAACTAGTAATTCACCACAATGTAATCCTACTGGAGTAACAATAACACAAAGTGGAAGTGCTCCAATTGGAGAAACTTGGTATTGGCAAACAACAGCAACTGGAACTTCAACAGCAAATAATGCTTCTACACCTTGGGTTGTAAATACATCAAACACATACTATGTAAGATCAAGAAATAACGTAACAGGATGTTGGAGTAATGGAGCAGGTAGCATCACAGTTGTTGTAAACAATACAATAAATACAACAGCATCAACGCCAACCCCTGCCAATTCAGCAACAAATGTTTGTTATTCAGGATCTGGAGCAATATCTAGCTTAAATTGGACTGCAGCAGCAGGAGCATCTGGATATGATGTTTATTTTGGTACTACTGTGGTTCCTCCACTAGTAAGCTCTAATCAAGCAGGAACAACATACAACATGGGTACTCTATTAGCTAGTACAAATTATTATTGGAAAATTGTTCCAAGAAATACATGTGGAATAACTACTGGTTCGCCAGTTACTTGGTCATTTTTAACTAATAACGCACCATGTTATTGCACTCCTTCTTCAACACTTAACACATCTTACATCGATTCGGTTTCATCAATTGGTACATTGGCAGACAATTCAAATGTTAGTGGTGGATATTCAGCAAGTGGCTATGGGAATTTTTCAGGAATTACCATTGCTTCACAAATCCCTGGAGGTGGTATAAACTTCAATTTAAATTTAGCAGGCACTGGTCAAGCAATAAGAACATACATTGACTGGAACAATGACGGAGTCTTTGCTGATCCAGGAGAATTATATTATTCTTCAGGAACAACAACATTAACAGGAACAACAACATTCGGAATTGTTGTTCCTTCTGGACAAACTCCAGGAAATTATAGAATGAGAATTAGAACTAGACAAAATTCAACAATCGACCCTTGTTCAGTTTTAGGTTCTGGTGAGGCTGAAGATTACACAATTTCTGTTGTTACAGATTGTACACAAAAAATTACTAGCTGGACAGACGGATCAGCTTGCGGCTCTCCAAACACGGTTAATTTAAGTGTAACTTCAACTGGAGCCACTGGATTTAGATGGTATAGTGCGAAAACTGGAGGAAGTCTATTAGCAACAACTGCAACTGGTAGCTGGACAACACCTTCAATAGCTACAACAACAACATATTGGGTAACTGCATATAACGGAACTTGTGAATCACTTTATAGAACTCCGGTTAAAGCAACTATATTAACAACAACTAATATTGTAGTTACACCTTCTTCTCCTATTATTTGTGGGGAAAACACACCGATATCAATAAATGCTGCTGGTGATACTACTGAAGAAGATTTATTAACACAAGATTTTGAAAGCGGAATAGGGTCTTGGGCTATATCACATACAACTTGGACGAGTCCGGGTGCAGATTCAGATTGGAGCATAAAAACTAGTCCATACCAACCTTCTGGAACATCTGTATGGAAACCAGCAATAAACTCAGGGGCTATTGCTACAACTGGAAATAAATTTGCTTTAACAACATCTGATTATAATGGTTCAAATATTGTAACTATTTTAACTTCTCCTATTGTAAATCCTTCAACATATACAAGTCTAACACTTACTTTTGATCATTTTTATTCAAATTTTAGTGGAGATAGTGCTGAAATACAAGTATCTATTAATGGAGGGGCTTTTACTGCAGTCACCCCTACAGCTGCTTCATACACAACTGATATTGGAACTGCTGGTGACTTTGTAACACAAACTATTAACTTAAATGATTATGCATTACCTGCAAACACTCAATTACAGTTTCGTTTTGTTTATACTGCTCAGTTTGATGATGGTTGGGCTGTTGACAACATTAGACTATATGGTATCAAGCCTTTAAACACTACTTTTACTTGGAGCGGAGGGGTTGATGCGTATACTAATATTGCTTGTACAATTCCATATACAAATCAAAGTTTGTCTACTATCTATGTTTTACCAAATGCAACTCAATTAAGTTCACCTTCATGGAATTTTACTGCAACTGCTACATTATCGAATGGATGTTCGGTTGTAAAAAATATAAATGTTACAAACAACACAAAAACATGGTCTGGAGCATCATCTCAACTATGGAATGATCCAACAAACTGGATTCCAAATGGAGTACCAAATGCTACTCATTGTGTTGTAATACCTAGTAATACCCAAATTACTGGTAGTGGAAATAATACTTATGCATTAAATTTAACAGTAAAATCAACTGGAAACCTAGAATTACAATCTAATAATAGTTTAACTGTTACGGATTTTATAGATGTGAAAACAGGCGGAACATTTAATGTAAGGAATTCGGCGAATTTAATTCAAGTGAATAACGTTGTGAATAGCGGAAATATAAACATGCAAAGAACTGCCTTTATAGACTACAGAGACTATGTGTACTGGTCTTCTCCTGTTGCAAACTTTAACTCAGCAAATATTTCTACGTATTCTAACAACAATAATTTATACAAATGGATTCCAACTGTTGCTGGTAATGGTGTAGGAGGTTTTGGAAATTGGGTTAATGGAACTGAAACAATGACACTTGGTAAAGGATATATCGAAAGAGGACTTAACAATGCTCCTTTAAATTCTCCAGTAAATTTTACAGCTACTTTTTCTGGAGTTCCAAATAATGGAAATATTTCAACGCCAATATCTAGAGGAACATACAATTTGGGAACATCATACCCTTCGCCTTACTCTTCAACAAATGCAACACAAGATGATGACAATTGGAATTTACTTGGTAACCCATACCCTTCATCTATTAATGCAAAGGCATTCTTAACAGCTAACGCTGCTAATCTTGATGGATTTGTGAAAATTTGGACACACGGAATTGCCCCTAATTCAACTGCTCCTGATCCGTTTTATAATAATTACGCATACAACTATGATGCAAATGATTATTTAACCTATAACCTCTCTGGAGCACAAACTCAAAATGGATTTGATGGCTATATTGGTGCTGGACAAGGATTTATTACCAAAATGCTTCATACAAGTACTGGAACTTCAGCAAATGCTGTATTCGATAACAGCATGAGAAGTAACGCTTACAGAAACGATCAATTCTATAAAAATACAAATACAAACGCTACTACTAGTGATATTCCTGAAGGTAGACTTTGGATTGATTTAATATCTTCTTCAGCTAGTAATTCAATACTCGTAGCCTATGTGAATGGCGCAACTAATGGTAAAGACCAAATGTATGATGCTCAAGCCGATTTAAAAACCACTTTCAATTTCTATTCATTACTAGATGGATATGATAGAAATGTAATTCAAGGCAGAAGCGTTCCTTTTGATCAAAATGATTTAGTCCCTTTAGCTATAAAAGTACCTTCTAACGGAAATTACACGATTGCTATTCAAGGTGTAGATGGTTTCTTTTCAAATCCAAGTCAATCTATTTACTTAGAAGACAAACAAGCAAATATCATTCATGATTTACGTTCGGCTCCTTACCACTTTACAAGTACTAACGGTGAATTTACGGAACGCTTTGTGTTACGATACACTAATCAAACTTTAGCCAACGAAGTATTTGATTATAGTAATACAGTTTCTGTTTATGCCAATGAAAACATCACTATTAAGTCTGCATTAGAAAATATTAGAGATGTAAAAATATATGATGTACTCGGAAAAAATCTTGTAAACAAAAATAAAATCGGTAAAAATGAAATTGTTCTAACAGAACTTAAATCATCTTCAACAGTATTGATTGTTAAAGTAATTCTTGATAACGGAACCGAAGTTACCAAAAAGGTAATTTTCTAA